Within the Desulfovibrio oxyclinae DSM 11498 genome, the region TGAAAAGCTTGATCTGGCCGTCACAGAGCAGGAAATGCAGGACGCGGAGAACGACGTCCGCTCCGACTATCCCGAAGGCGAGTTCGAAACGCTGATCCGTGAGCAGTATATCGACCTGGACCACTGGCGCGATCAGATGCTGGATCAGCTTGCCGCACGCAAATTCATGCAGCAGGTGCTTCGGCCCCGCATCAAGATCGACTACAAGGAAGCCGAGGCCTACTACAAATCGCACATCGCGGACTTCGTCATGCCCGCGTCCATGCGGCTTCTGGTGATACGGGGGCCCAACCGGCAGGTGGTCGAGAGTGCGGTGTCCAAGTTTCGCGACGAGCGGGACAGGGAGGCCCTGCGCACGGCTTTTACCGAGCTTGAAGTTCGCGAACTTGTCATGAACAAGAAGCGGCTTCCGGCCATTTGGAGCGCGGCGCTCAAGGGGCTTGACGAAGGACAGAGCAGCGGCGTCATCAAGGAAAAGTTCGGCTACGAAGCCCTTGTGGTGCTGGAAAGGACTCCTGAAAAGGTGCTCAGCCCCACGCAGG harbors:
- a CDS encoding peptidyl-prolyl cis-trans isomerase, with amino-acid sequence MKRFILILTTLAVLLTGCSHDTTEVGVVARVNGEPIMLDTLEYLHDLQSLGQEGMSIPSVEMLREEYSDILADLIVATLVRQELEKLDLAVTEQEMQDAENDVRSDYPEGEFETLIREQYIDLDHWRDQMLDQLAARKFMQQVLRPRIKIDYKEAEAYYKSHIADFVMPASMRLLVIRGPNRQVVESAVSKFRDERDREALRTAFTELEVRELVMNKKRLPAIWSAALKGLDEGQSSGVIKEKFGYEALVVLERTPEKVLSPTQVYPLVEEVLLERKVEAAFNEWLEKAVSQAEIKISKHLLREAADEAADNATNG